Proteins from a genomic interval of Oncorhynchus nerka isolate Pitt River linkage group LG13, Oner_Uvic_2.0, whole genome shotgun sequence:
- the chek2 gene encoding serine/threonine-protein kinase Chk2 isoform X2, protein MSQEKPNAGSQTQSQPQTQSQTQSQSSSSSSSGSGTVSSVDTIPVRDLGSIPEEPEPQPWGRLLPMQRGFRAHDCVEDDTWFGRDSKCNYCFDDPILKKSPRFATYSKKHFRIFREQNIVYVFDNSGNGTFVDGTILGKGKTLPLANNAVLSLAEERHKVFVFIDLMADEQSNLPKEFSEKYLITRKIGAGVCGEVKLAFERATCKKVAVKTINKKDFPASVGTATRNAEREIQILQRIDHPCLIKTEDFFQTDDSYYIVLELMEGGELFDRVKSKNQIEESIAKLYFYQMLKAVEYLHNNGIIHRDLKPENVLLSSQDDVCVIKITDFNQSKILEESALMRTLCGTPTYLAPEVFTDAVTVGYSRAVDAWSLGVVLFVWLQLQRGQEKMMTSSSRQRGDQAHPQRQHESHFILITTLETPPR, encoded by the exons ATGTCCCAGGAGAAGCCAAATGCTGGCAGCCAGACACAGTCGCAGCCTCAGACTCAGTCCCAGACTCAGTCCCAGAGTAGCTCCAGCTCCTCCTCTGGGTCAGGCACTGTCAGCTCAGTGGACACCATCCCTGTTCGGGACCTTGGCTCCATACCAGAAGAGCCTGAGCCACAGCCATGGGGTCGCCTGCTGCCTATGCAGAGAGGCTTCAGAGCCCACG ACTGTGTTGAGGACGACACTTGGTTTGGCCGGGACAGTAAATGTAACTATTGCTTTGATGACCCCATACTGAAGAAATCGCCCAGATTTGCTACGTACAGCAAAAAACACTTCCGGATATTCCGA GAGCAGAACATTGTCTATGTCTTTGACAACAGCGGCAATGGCACGTTTGTTGACGGTACAATTCTTGGGAAAGGAAAAACTTTGCCTCTAGCAAACAATGCGGTGCTGTCCCTAGCTGAGGAACGCCATAAAG TGTTTGTGTTCATTGATCTCATGGCGGATGAACAGTCCAACCTCCCCAAAGAGTTCAGTGAGAAATACCTGATTACCAGAAAGATTGGAGC TGGTGTGTGCGGGGAAGTGAAGCTGGCCTTTGAGAGGGCCACTTGCAAAAAGGTGGCTGTGAAGACCATCAACAAGAAGGACTTCCCAGCATCTGTCGGC ACTGCCACACGAAATGCGGAACGAGAGATCCAGATCCTCCAAAGGATAGACCAT CCATGTCTGATCAAAACAGAAGACTTCTTCCAAACAGACGACTCATACTACATTGTTTTAGAGCT CATGGAGGGTGGGGAACTCTTTGACAGGGTCAAAAGCAAGAACCAGATAGAGGAGTCAATTGCCAAGCTCTATTTCTACCAGATGTTGAAAGCAGTAGAG TATCTTCACAACAATGGCATCATCCACAGAGACCTCAAACCTGAAAATGTGCTGCTTTCGTCTCAGGATGATGTTTGTGTCATCAAG aTCACAGACTTTAATCAGTCCAAGATACTGGAGGAGTCTGCCCTGATGAGGACCCTTTGTGGAACACCCACATACCTTGCACCTGAGGTGTTCACCGACGCAGTCACCGTGGGCTACAGCAGAGCCGTAGACGCCTGGAGTTTAGGGGTCGTCCTGTTTGTGTG GCTTCAACTACAAAGAGGTCAAGAGAAGATGATGACGAGCAGCAGCCGGCAAAGAGGAGACCAGGCCCATCCACAGAGGCAACATGAGTCACATTTCATCCTCATCACCACATTGGAGACCCCCCCCAGGTAG
- the chek2 gene encoding serine/threonine-protein kinase Chk2 isoform X1, whose translation MSQEKPNAGSQTQSQPQTQSQTQSQSSSSSSSGSGTVSSVDTIPVRDLGSIPEEPEPQPWGRLLPMQRGFRAHDCVEDDTWFGRDSKCNYCFDDPILKKSPRFATYSKKHFRIFREQNIVYVFDNSGNGTFVDGTILGKGKTLPLANNAVLSLAEERHKVFVFIDLMADEQSNLPKEFSEKYLITRKIGAGVCGEVKLAFERATCKKVAVKTINKKDFPASVGTATRNAEREIQILQRIDHPCLIKTEDFFQTDDSYYIVLELMEGGELFDRVKSKNQIEESIAKLYFYQMLKAVEYLHNNGIIHRDLKPENVLLSSQDDVCVIKITDFNQSKILEESALMRTLCGTPTYLAPEVFTDAVTVGYSRAVDAWSLGVVLFVCLAGYPPFHPNAQTGLSVRDQITQGIYTFIPSKWDGISDDAKDVVKRLLVVDPNARLTIEEALHHPWLMDEAMKETAECIMYPKDSGDATAADATAADATVASTTKRSREDDDEQQPAKRRPGPSTEAT comes from the exons ATGTCCCAGGAGAAGCCAAATGCTGGCAGCCAGACACAGTCGCAGCCTCAGACTCAGTCCCAGACTCAGTCCCAGAGTAGCTCCAGCTCCTCCTCTGGGTCAGGCACTGTCAGCTCAGTGGACACCATCCCTGTTCGGGACCTTGGCTCCATACCAGAAGAGCCTGAGCCACAGCCATGGGGTCGCCTGCTGCCTATGCAGAGAGGCTTCAGAGCCCACG ACTGTGTTGAGGACGACACTTGGTTTGGCCGGGACAGTAAATGTAACTATTGCTTTGATGACCCCATACTGAAGAAATCGCCCAGATTTGCTACGTACAGCAAAAAACACTTCCGGATATTCCGA GAGCAGAACATTGTCTATGTCTTTGACAACAGCGGCAATGGCACGTTTGTTGACGGTACAATTCTTGGGAAAGGAAAAACTTTGCCTCTAGCAAACAATGCGGTGCTGTCCCTAGCTGAGGAACGCCATAAAG TGTTTGTGTTCATTGATCTCATGGCGGATGAACAGTCCAACCTCCCCAAAGAGTTCAGTGAGAAATACCTGATTACCAGAAAGATTGGAGC TGGTGTGTGCGGGGAAGTGAAGCTGGCCTTTGAGAGGGCCACTTGCAAAAAGGTGGCTGTGAAGACCATCAACAAGAAGGACTTCCCAGCATCTGTCGGC ACTGCCACACGAAATGCGGAACGAGAGATCCAGATCCTCCAAAGGATAGACCAT CCATGTCTGATCAAAACAGAAGACTTCTTCCAAACAGACGACTCATACTACATTGTTTTAGAGCT CATGGAGGGTGGGGAACTCTTTGACAGGGTCAAAAGCAAGAACCAGATAGAGGAGTCAATTGCCAAGCTCTATTTCTACCAGATGTTGAAAGCAGTAGAG TATCTTCACAACAATGGCATCATCCACAGAGACCTCAAACCTGAAAATGTGCTGCTTTCGTCTCAGGATGATGTTTGTGTCATCAAG aTCACAGACTTTAATCAGTCCAAGATACTGGAGGAGTCTGCCCTGATGAGGACCCTTTGTGGAACACCCACATACCTTGCACCTGAGGTGTTCACCGACGCAGTCACCGTGGGCTACAGCAGAGCCGTAGACGCCTGGAGTTTAGGGGTCGTCCTGTTTGTGTG CTTGGCAGGCTATCCCCCGTTCCACCCTAATGCACAAACTGGTTTGTCAGTCAGGGATCAGATCACGCAGGGAATTTATACATTTATTCCATCCAAATGGGACGGCATCTCGGATGATG CGAAAGACGTCGTGAAGAGGCTGCTTGTAGTGGACCCCAATGCCCGCCTCACCATTGAGGAGGCTTTACACCATCCCTGGCTGATG GATGAGGCCATGAAGGAGACTGCTGAATGCATCATGTACCCCAAGGACTCCGGAGATGCCACAGCAGCTGATGCCACAGCAGCTGATGCCACAGTA GCTTCAACTACAAAGAGGTCAAGAGAAGATGATGACGAGCAGCAGCCGGCAAAGAGGAGACCAGGCCCATCCACAGAGGCAACATGA